A single region of the Latilactobacillus curvatus JCM 1096 = DSM 20019 genome encodes:
- the truB gene encoding tRNA pseudouridine(55) synthase TruB, whose translation MDGIVPLYKERGMTSNDCVFKVRRILHMKKVGHSGTLDPNVDGVLPICIGQATKVVDQLVHSGKVYTGEITLGLSTTTEDLDGEVVEEARLTEPFSTERIKETLASFLGDSIQIPPMFSAVKVNGRRLYDYARAGDPVERPQRSITITQFDLDGEPQFDAESGRQTFRFIVSCSKGTYIRTLAVDFGRKLGLPAVMSDLTRLKSGGIQIGNCITLEQLAQKAEAGELADVLLPIDHVFEDYKKIALDDDQWAKLLNGVFLTLPEQTDEIVALTYQGHIKALYQVEKAAQHLYRPYKMYLQNQGTH comes from the coding sequence ATGGACGGCATTGTACCCTTATATAAAGAACGCGGCATGACGAGTAACGATTGTGTGTTTAAAGTGCGCCGCATTTTACACATGAAGAAAGTGGGCCATTCTGGCACGTTGGATCCCAACGTCGATGGGGTGTTACCAATCTGTATCGGTCAAGCAACGAAGGTTGTTGATCAATTGGTGCATTCTGGTAAAGTCTACACGGGTGAAATCACCCTTGGCTTATCAACAACGACTGAAGACTTAGATGGTGAAGTCGTTGAAGAGGCGCGCTTAACAGAACCTTTTTCAACTGAGAGAATCAAAGAGACCCTCGCTAGTTTTCTGGGCGATTCAATTCAGATTCCCCCCATGTTTTCAGCGGTGAAAGTCAATGGGCGGCGTTTATACGACTATGCGCGCGCTGGTGATCCAGTCGAACGGCCACAACGTTCAATCACGATTACGCAGTTTGATTTGGATGGTGAACCACAATTTGACGCAGAATCTGGGCGCCAAACATTCCGGTTCATTGTCAGTTGCTCAAAGGGGACTTATATCCGCACATTAGCTGTTGATTTCGGTCGTAAACTCGGTTTACCCGCAGTGATGTCCGATTTGACACGTCTTAAGAGTGGCGGCATTCAAATTGGTAACTGTATCACGTTGGAACAATTGGCGCAAAAAGCTGAAGCGGGCGAACTGGCAGACGTTTTATTGCCAATTGACCATGTATTTGAAGATTACAAGAAGATTGCTTTAGACGACGATCAATGGGCCAAGCTTTTAAACGGTGTGTTCTTGACATTGCCAGAACAAACCGATGAGATTGTGGCGTTGACCTATCAAGGGCATATCAAGGCGCTCTATCAAGTTGAAAAAGCAGCGCAACATCTTTATCGCCCTTATAAAATGTATTTACAAAATCAAGGGACTCATTAA
- the rbfA gene encoding 30S ribosome-binding factor RbfA, producing the protein MKHRVGRVEQEIQREINDILLKRVRDPRVEGVTITDINLSGDLQHVKVYYSILSGLASDAEKTQAGLDKAKGLIRSELGQRIKLYKIPEITFEQDGSVRYGEHIDELLRKLHEDEAQR; encoded by the coding sequence ATGAAACATCGTGTTGGTCGGGTTGAACAAGAAATTCAACGCGAAATAAATGACATTTTATTAAAAAGAGTGCGTGATCCCCGAGTTGAAGGGGTCACAATCACTGATATTAATCTCAGTGGTGACTTACAACATGTTAAAGTTTATTACAGCATTTTATCTGGCTTAGCAAGTGACGCTGAAAAGACACAAGCTGGCTTAGATAAAGCTAAAGGATTGATTCGCAGCGAACTTGGCCAACGGATTAAGTTGTACAAGATTCCAGAAATCACCTTTGAACAAGACGGTTCAGTGCGTTATGGTGAACATATCGACGAACTTTTACGTAAGTTACACGAAGATGAAGCACAGCGTTAA